Below is a genomic region from Helianthus annuus cultivar XRQ/B chromosome 2, HanXRQr2.0-SUNRISE, whole genome shotgun sequence.
tgtgtcgcgttggtagcgacgttgttggctaaagtagctcaagaattgcgtcttgaaatctgtccatgatttaatcttcccaggcggaaggctgtcaaaccaggcaCGAGCCGccccggtaagagtttgaatgaacaggtggcaccacatgggcatgttccaacctcccatgcagcccacactcgtgaaCGTTCTGACGTGATCGTCTGAATCAGTCAATCCATTGAATTTCCCGACAGTCgggggtagcttctctcgtgaaagcggcgcgagtgcaattttcgggataaacttggagtgctccgcagcttccgctggtcggtatgccaggcggaaatctctttcagcttcttctgtgtagCCAATGTGTTGCCTTGGCTTGTAGTACTCATGGTTTTTTGGTAAACGATTAAAGACTGACGATTCCTCGTCACCTTCCCATGTGGGATCATACGGATCCGTTtcttcccattcgttgttcatgttgcgcggcgtgagccggctgtgaacagggcctcgttgaaggttcgacggatagtcgtagtaactatccgtttcccctcttgtatcgcgcgtgtcttgtacgcttaaacgtcttgtagggggaggcctgttgatTCTGCCTTGTAGATTGGCTGGCGGGggcatttggcgcaccccctgactctgaggggtgaccaaggacggttctgccgtcaaaactgcttgctgcgcgatcagcgattggtatgctgcattgatggtggcgatgttcttggcataacacgaggctggggtttcgccttctggtaagcctagtaatgcagatacattttgaggtggcGCTGTGTTCGAAGGTCCTTCGCCGTTGTTCCCTGGGGTGACCACTTGGGTGATGCGGTTAATGCTCCCGCGCGGTCCCCCAGTATTGGTGATTTCAACTTCGCCGATTTCttcgatttgttgggcttggaagttTTGGATTCCTTCACCCAACGCCATGTTAGAGTTGGTTCCGAAACCGAACTCTGGAATGGGTCCTTGACCAGTCATAGTCGAAGGATGAAAAagatgtcaaaggctcaaataaaagaagatgagggtggttatagaaaaaatcggtgggcgccaatgaagaaacactgatctAATTATGGaattagattggtttatgttcctttcatgatggttaatcttcttatggatatttgagctccgacttgataatctggtcctgcaaaacagaacaccgttactcgttaagaggggaatgtgggggtttccctcttaaccaggctccggcgtgagaataagcgactgctttgagagtaattaagtgttaagagtgagagtagagggaatagaatgtttaacctgtggaatgaggtctctatttatagccggagaggtgtaaggggttatgggctgatgggccttgggccggaagcggacaacaaaacggatatgctctttgtctcactggcgtcgaccgcttagtggcttctagacgttcgtcggtgctggcgcaccttgattggagccacgtgtcattgttgtcggccttgttgtccttctgtcatcagcagacaagtggagatcgtgggacagttgtctccgtcctctgattggtgccacgtaggcgtccttgtgtacttctcgtcaggcgatcgtggcgcacgattgagcagagcctgctagacgctcattggctccttttactgccacttgtaccttatgtaccactgtaggtaaccgtgcgcttccctactgagtggctcttgttggacagcaaactaacccgcgcggggttagcatgctcatttgttccattgttttatgctaagtgctgatatctgagcCTCTTGTGGGCCTTGCATCGCGCGGGATAAACTACCACGTGTGCAGGTCGCGCGTGGATATTATTAATAAGTTTtctgaaataaggagtatggtctcgcgCGCAACCTGGgcggaggtttgcgcgactttttgggaccataccccttcatatagtaaaaatgatataaccacaggggccaaaaacgtaatttactctaattaaAAACTAGTTCAAAGATTACATTAAATAAATtgattatgcaaaaaaaaaaaaaaaaaaaaaattatacaataCTAAATGCTTCCCAACaaccaaacacaaacacaaacaataGTAAACACAACATTAAACCCCTCACCAATGAACCTCCTTTATTCCCCAAAACAATCAATCTCTTTAATAACCTTGCTATATTCAAGCTTTCGGTTTCAAAACCTTTGGTGTCTCCCATGTGAAATCGGGATCTTCCCGACCAAAATGCCCGTAAGCCGCGGTTTTCTGGTACCTATAGTTCCCGCCCCGTTTAAGGTCAAGATTGATGGCCATCATACCCGGCCTGAAGTCGAAGTTTTCCTTGATCAAAGCAAGGATATCCCTATCCGGGATTGTTCCAGTTTTATACGTGTCAACAAACACAGATAACGGTTCAGCCACACCAATGGCGTAGGAAACTTGAACAATGCACCTGCGTGCGAGCCCAGACGCGACAACACTCTTAGCCGCTTGCCTAACAATATACGCACCACTTCGGTCGACTTTGGTTGGGTCTTTTCCGGAGAAAGCACCACCACCGTGTGCACCCCAACCACCATAGGTGTCGATGATGATCTTTCTACCGGTCAGACCCGCGTCTCCGTGGGGACCACCGATCACGAAACGGCCAGATGGGTTAAGATGAAAGATGGTGTTTTCATCAAGGTATTGGGCTGGGATAACTGGCTTGATCACATGTTCTTTGAGATCAGCAGCGATCTGCTCGTTAGTCACGGTTTCGTCGTGTTGGGTGGAAATGAGAACGGTGTGAACCCGCGTGGGGACCATCGCACCGTTGTCGTTTTGATACTCGACAGTCACTTGGGTCTTGCCGTCGGGTCTGAGCCATGGGCAGGTCTTGTTTTTTCGGACTTCGGTTAGCTTGGCACCGAGCTTGGTTGCGAGGACGTGGGTTAACGGCATAAGCTCAGGGGTTTCGTCGGTTGCGTACCCGAACATGTGACCTTGGTCACCGGCACCGATTTCTTCGGGTTTCTTGGTTAAATGACCGTGAACACCCTGGGCGATATCTGGGCTTTGTTGCTCGATATTGACTAGCACATTGCATTTGTCAGCATCGAGACCAACATCAGCAGAGGTAAACCCGATGTTCCTGCACGTGTCACGGACGATTTTCTCGTAGTCTACGGTAGCCTTGGTGGTGATCTCACCGAAGACCATGACCATGTTGGTTTTGGTGCATGTTTCGCAGGCGACTTTGCTCTCGGGGTCTTGTTCTAGGCATGCGTCGAGGATGGCATCTGAGACTTGGTCGCAAAGTTTGTCGGGGTGTCCCTCGTTGACAGACTCAGATGTGAATAGGAAGGTCTCCATCTCTCAACTGCAACACACAAAATGGACGAAAAGATGTTAGAATTAGCATACTGTTGACTGTATGCAGATTACTTAAGGCAGATTAAAGTCATTCACATCGTAAATTTTGAACCACATTTCAAGTATAATTACTTAATTAGCCGTTAATTGAGGACAAATCTAACCTAGATAGCATGAATTCACCATTCTTATAGTTTTGATCATGATTCAAATAATGCATCAACAATAACTAATCACTAAAACGTAACCGATCTCTCTAAAAAAACAACATAACAGAAAAAAATTTAGGCATTTGCAGAGCATCAACAATCTGATCAGATTCACGAAAAACTTCAAATCATAATACATACAACAGAATCAAGTTAAGAGCAAGATCTAGAGCTAAAATGTACAGATCACTCTCAAAGCAGCAAAATGTGTACAAATTCAAGCATCTGTAGATCAACAACATTCTGAGTAAATCAACTTAAGAGCAAGATCTAACCTAAATAACACGAAGAGAGCATTATCATACTTTAAAATACACAATTCAGACGATGCATTACTAACAACGAACCACTAAAACGTACAGATCTCACTAAAAACAACAAAAAGCATTTGCAGATCAACAACAATCTGATAAGTGTGATTCATAATAAACTCAAACTCGAACCGCACGCAACATAATCAACGTAAGAGCAAGATCTAACCTAGTTAACACGAATTCAGCGTTATTACAGTTTCAAACACGATTCAAATGATGCATTACTAACAACAAAATCGATAAAACATCAGTCATTTGCAGATCATCAACAACCGGTCAATGTAATTCATAATAAACTTAAATTCAAATCGCACACATCAGAGTCAAGTTAACTGTAATGAGATCAGTGTGATTCAACAAGAGTTATAAGCAAAAGATAGAGCGCAGAGGAACAAACAACTGAGAATCGAAGGTACCTTGTGATGTAGAGATTTGGGGAAAATGGGAGAGAGAGATAGAAGGGTGGGCGAGTAGGGCAAAGAATGATGGGGGAATATATAGGTGCGGATGAATAGGGACGCGCTTGTGACTCGCTCACTGCCGACACAAGATGTGGACCCACTGCCAACCCAACCACTTCTTTCCTTCCCACCGACACTATTACTTCCATATTTATAACTTAAATTAATATTAACTAGTATTAAACACCCCctccgcgttgcggcgggggcgagtACTAATGCCACACTACTGTTAGTgaccaccgacactgaagttgcggtgttaatgcgaagaaattaaaacGAAAcgtcgaaacgtaaaacatagaataaaataactaagttgatataggactcgcgcgttacgatgaacccgcgtcaattttttctcgtttgacaggttcatcgtaatctatatataatatatatcattaccactatacaaaccataatgcatatattacaacaaccattgcatcaatatgttgcaaattatatttatacaagattttggctaaattaattagattattataaataataatagtttacaaataaaacaacacaactttgaatggatcaaaccgattgaatatgataagataatgaaaccattatttgattagggtacaaccacttaagcacaatttacaaccatacatgcatacaaaacaaaTTGAGtttggtaagataatgaaaccattattatttgattaaggtacaacctaTATTTAATTAAGGTACAACAATTTAAGCATAAGTTACCATGAAATACGCACACAATTGTTtaaaattaatagtatataaataaaggTACAACAATTTAAGCACAAGTTACCACCAAATatgcacacaattgtttaaattaatagtatataaattaattaaatagAGAGTGGTGCTGGGTGAGTAAATGGTATCAGGTACGGGTAGAGAATTGGTACTGGATTTATCAAATCGGGTACATTTTTGATACCGATTTTTAACATTTTCGGTACTGATTTTATCCTCATATATCAGTACCGTACCCGGGTATATTCGATACCGATTCAAGGATTTGCGGTACTGATATCGGTTCACTACTGGTTGGTACCAGGCTCGTCTCTAGAGTGATGTGCAATTTGCGGTACCTGTGGGTTTGATTACTAGAtgatagatttttttttttcctGAAAGGTTCATATTATTCACAAAACCAACACCCCAACCAGGGGCggtcaacaacaaaaaaaaaccgACTACATCAAAGAAAAAATACGCTAATCTAATCAAGACACGGATCTATTCCTTGACCTATGTTTATACCATAAGAACCCAAGCGAttgaatgttttgaaaaatcttCTCAATACTAACAGCCTCATTAGCAAATCTACAACTGTTTCAAGCCTTTCATATACACCAACACACAACTATTAATATACCTTAAAACGCAACCTTGATCTCTCTAACTAGACTATGGATGAATGCTACTAGTCGAGGGCTTGTTTTAGTGAGCAAGTGTCAAGTGGGTGGGGATCATATCAACATGGGTTTGTGTTTACTAGCTTGTGAAATTTCGTACTTTATTGCATGTGACTATTTCTTTTATAATTGATTATAACCATTATTTCAAGATCGGTTccaaaaaaataattattttagtgGGTGAACGTGCCTTTTCAGATAATTATATAGTACTTTTGATGTTTCCCAACAAATATAATTGTTTAAGTGGTCAATATCAATGTTTTAAAACTCGGTAAATACTGGTAGGTAATACTGATATTACCGGTACTGGATGTAAATCTGCTACGAAACACCCTGGAAAATTAGTAAAACGGCACAAGAGTTATgccggcggtaaaatccggtataccggtttatACCGTAATACCGATACTGGCCCAATGTAACTTATTCTAGATGTaaaattagaattattctaagttggtgacaaacttatgacaatggcatgtgttgctttggtcaactcggaagcttatgtaagctaatgcaatatgagttgaattcactAACGCAATGAGATTGATCTCTATGAGGGTATAAATGTCGTCATAAGTGAAGTTAcggaaatgttgatcaaatggcaagaaatgtgggggaggatccatttaagaaacaaccctatgagggtatgtagaaatggttttCACTACCCATCTGGATGTTATCCaataacacttaaatgtgggggtgtctGATATtcgttaaattatacatgttttagTCCCACATTTTACTTCTGTTTTAAGCGTTTTTGACTGAAACATCATTGTTTAGGTACCAAATCAGGTACTTTTCcattttcaggtcttaaacagTGTGCAAAATACAAATCTGGAGAAAACGAGGCGATTTAAGGACATTTATGGTGAAATTAGCAGATTCTGATGAACTGCAAGATGGTGCACGACCGTGCGCCTCACAAGCACGACCGTGCATGAGCTGCGATCCCGGAAGCACTACCAGTGCACAAGCAAGTGCACTGATTTACTCGgaacgcacgaccgtgcgacccAAGTGCACCCCGTGCACCACCTGAACCTCAGATTCTGATGAAATTCCCGGTATTCTGATTAACTTCCAGGCAATGCACTACCGTGCATCCAAACGCACGACCGTGCATCCAAACGCATGACCGTGCATATCTGAGTGTCAGATCAACTTGTCCACTTGGGTCTGACCCTTTTCAAATAAATGACGTCACCCGACAACTAGATCAGCATGACCGTCCACTTTCAAGTGCACAGCCGTGCTAAACAGTAaattgcctataaatagcagcattCGCTACTGATCAAAGTGTTGGGTTTTTCTCCAAGTTTCTAGGCGATTTCTGAGGTTCGAAGCTCTCCTGATCAGGCCGATTTCAAGCCTCAAGATTGAATAGAAGCTTAACCAATCCAATccatcaattccttgcttgtttatggtttgatttcttgttCTTAAACATGTATTGCTGATCATTCTTCAAGTAATGAGCtgatgttatgttatgttatgttatgttatgttatgtttatgtaGTATTATGTAATAGTATTAATGAACTTGTTTCATGCATGATCTTTGGTTTGTAATCTCATTTATATGAATCTTTAGTAGTTTTTTCATGGTTAAATGATGAATGTTTCATTGATGTTGGATTCTTGATTATGTTTGATTGTCTTGGATGATGAATCTGTGGTTAGTTAAGATTGTTAACAAttccttgattaatcacttgtttgtaAACTTTGTTTACACCATGAGACTCGAGAGGGGTATTGGTTTTATCAAAGATAAATCGGATTTTGATTAAGAATGGtttcttgcacgtaagggttctaacgaattatatggtgttgTTACATGTTCTTGACGCGGTTTATGATctttgtttagtagttttggttGAAATTCCTATATTGGTAGTTTTGTGTTCAAGACTTGTAAAATTAAATAGTTTGTTATATGATCTACTTTAATGCTTATCTTCATGGCTGCATTGTGACCATCagtattgctttctttgataagtgaggttagaaaactcctagcggatgactaatATATCTTTAAAGATTCACATGAATATACATCAATAGCTCGCTAATGAATGATTTTAGGTGCTTAACGTTTGTTTATCGCGTTAACTTTCTGAAGAATCATcatgttagaaaactcctagcggatgactaaATGTTTTGCAATTGGAAAGTTGATCAAGAgcttttgtgacatatctgatgtagataacatgtttaggttgtttgCAAAACaagataatatatatttttttcatatttggagtctattatgttttaaatatatttttagataATTTTAGTTAAAAACTTATTCACTTATTCTTTTATCCGGTAAATcaatgacaaagatttagtactCAACTCCGCAtgtgttccatggatcgatatctggctcttaccaatactttgctACATATATGATAGGATACACTTGtccttttgtgtgtgttttaatgttaaggtataaaccatttttataaatattaaaaccgagttcgtGTGTAAAATTCACCGTAAATACCTGTGCACTTAGCACGACACCAGTGTCTTGCATTTGTACCATAATATTTTtgcaataaggattttgtaatccaatATAACGTTGTAAACAGACGACTAAGTGGAGGACACAAATGTCGTAGtgcataatggagatgtgtttgccttaaatgataaATATATCATTCTAAGACAaatattataaccagattcaggcggccactgaggttatagttttagaagttgacaataggcaaTGTTAACTTTCGAGTTACGAACACGTCATGACAATTGATCTCAACTGCAAAGTTATCTTCAGTGACTTATTAATGACAAAGataatgttatggatccaacaacttgagggtttattagagatcaagttgtggaaggAGACTATAACCCATGGAAAAAGGGTGTGTGAAGGAAACTTaccttagttgactggagatctcaagatctaagttcaataggacaacgaATTCATATGCCTAAGGGTGGTCACTCTGGGGGCATAGCAGATATGCATAAGCTGGTATATATGGTATATATACCCCCTAAAcgataaaagggtgtttaaatacgtcctaATTCATTCATATGAAATTCAGTGACAAATTGTGACGCTAAGCATATTATTTGGTAAATGATTTTGCGTAATCATGGTAACCACGAtgagaatcacctatgttagagagaagtggagTCGCTTCGATTGGAATTGGGGgaacaattcctagagctctcgcagaaccaggaaagtaTTTCATGACCATTTTTGGACACAACTATGAGGGGATGACCCGGCtaaggagagtattgtgtgaagtgtattgtcgtctacacaaatgGCGGTTTGTTCAAGGATATCGCGTCTACACACCGCTAGGAgactaagtatgcttcacaaaggaAGGTTCAAAGCTAATACCTACCTATCCTGCAATACTCAACTATCGAGGTTGCATTCGGATTTTTGTGTATTTTGATCAATCTCCATTATGTGGGGGATTGTTGTAAATTTGGTGAATGGATATCtagtaaatttataatttagtgaaattataaaaattatataaactcTTCATGTGGTGTATTGATGACAACTCCTGAGTAGAGTTTCTTTTATGGCAATTGATTAGAGATTTTATGGCAAAATTAAGTCTCTAATTATGTTTGACTTTCACTACCCATGGTTCTTGCATACTTAGTAGGTTGTGTGCCTCTTTTGATGGGGTTAGAGGAAATAAAAAATATAAGCAAAAAGATACAAGAAAGAGAGATGCATACATGAAGAGTACTTGGAGAAGAAGTACTTGATGATCCATATGTTGGGAACATATAGAGATAAGTTTATTTACACGATTCAACTACATTTCTATTCTTAGTTTCCAAAAGGCCTAACGCTGTGATTTTACCCGGTGTAACATCGGGCGTGTGGCCTTttccggcagtacagactgcttcggctgttttaccttgggagacagacgcgtcgtctttGGTAGAGgcacgaaatctgttttaaggtaagcgtgttgaacacgtcactcagccacaaccgtcaacatttgtttgttaatttttgtAAGAAATTAATATACAAGAAGACGATTCAAGACCTCGTTGAAGCATACACAAAAGACTGAAAACACAATGGACTATACAAGAAGACGTGGTTAAAGCTCTTGTTGAAGACCATAGTTTGAATCACAATTACATATGTTGTATTATACATTATATTCGTAAGAATTTATACACGGTACATGTAATATAATTTCCCAAATATGTAAATAGAGTATTTtactatttttatttatataatttttattaaaatagtgaCCCATGTCCTACAACATATATGAGCTTTTCTTACTTCTAGTTGTTAGAATGTTTTCGGCAACCCATATTTCTTTGATATTTTCTCTGTTTAAACATAATTGGTTCGTCAAAACAGTTGCCTGGTTATACAACTTCAATAGATTCTGTTTCTTTCATTTTAAGACCATCGATCTCACAACGTAGTGTTTGTAATCGTATGGTCTTTACCCGTTCTTCACCTCTATAGGTTCTATGAAGCGTATTCCATGCATCTTTTTCCGAATTTGACGTTGAAATTCTTTCAAAAGACAACTCCATTTACAACCTAATATAACATGTATAACGCCTTCTTGTCCTTTTTTTTCTCTAAATTACATAACATGTGCAAGTGTGGTCTCCATAACTTTTGTGATTCATATAAAGCTCTCATCTGGATGCTCTAGTGATGCTAGTTTTAGCCATTCAATTTGGGAAGTTGAGATTGTACCAAGTTGTTGATGTTTGCAGCCATTTTGTTCGTGATTGTATGCCGAATGCTaaaaagctctgataccactttgatACAAGGATATGAATTAGAATATCGAATAAATATGTTCTGAGTTATTGAAACTAACATTCATGTTTGTACTTACACAGTTAGTGGCGGAACCAGAACTTCTTTGTTAGGGAGTCATCATAAGACTCGCTACAACTAGAGAGTCTAAAACATGTTTTTTTCCTAGAAAAATATCAGATTGTACATATAAAAATCTTACAAATTTCTATGTCTGGGGGTTCCTCGCCCCCTCTAGTTCCGCCCCTATACACATGACCACTATTAATTTATAGGTTAAGGAGTGGTACGTTGACAACATCTAACCTAAATAACTACCCTTCCAAACGAAACAACTGTTTAAACTTTAACGAGAGACACACATGTTCGACATAATACATAAAATAATATACATATATCTAGCTTGTAATGTCACAAGAATTTCTTTTCTTTGCTTGTACTTAGAACTATAAAAAAGATAACCTTGTCTAACGTTTGACCAGGCGAGTTGCATAAAGCAGTCTAACATCCTTCAATGTGCATGAGAAGTTGCATTGAGGGCACTGCTAACAATTAAGAGAAAACAACAATGAGAAAGTTGATAGATATATAGATAGGGGTGATCACATTCGATAAAAAACCAATTTTCAGTAGAAAATCATGAGAACGACCATAATGCACATGTTTGAAGCAAAATGTACGAGTGTTCATGCAATTCTCGCAATTTTCTATGGTTAGTATTCATTGACACTTTAGATAGATAGATAAACAAACCCTCTTATAACTTGGACGTTGTTGAAGCCAATTGTTAATACATGACCTTCCATATACATGCCCACAAGGAAGACAACTGCAATATGATCAACACACAAAAACACAGTCAAAAGTATAAATACCCTAACATCTTTCACTCATTGTAGGTCATAGATAGTTTGCTAGAAATAACTAATGAAGATAAATTGATCATATTATATTAATATCAttcttatattatattttttaacatTTGACAATCAATACGTTTGTGCCTAGCTCCAAACATCGTATGATCAAGGTCCACATGTTTATTGAGGGGTTGGCTAAACGTACCTCTAATTACTAAATCCTCCCCCCTATTGATTTGAGAGTGGGttaattcttttttatttttattttatttttgtttaaaagCCTATACATCTCGTATAATACGTAACATACTACCCCTCATTGCGGCCCGTATAACAAATGTTTGCCCTTTGATACAACCCCCATAACCacttattttacaaaaaaaaaaaaaaaaaaaaaatacatacgttgaaaaaaaaatgatttcaTACCAAATTTGATGATCTCCATCACTAGCCCAAGCTTCCAAACAAATGCTGCAAACATCAAATTCACCTGTACTGATCAAATCatcaacttcttcttcttcttcatcatgatgttcttcatcatcatcatcatcatcatcatcactttcttcttcatcatcaccaactTCGTTCCCATCTTCTAGTTCAAATTTCAGTCCAAAATACTTTCCAATCCTATTTAATTCGATTATTATTATACTAGCCACTATTAAAAGAATAATAAAAAATTGCAAAATATTTAAAATAAGAAGCAGCATATTCATTAAATTTAGCTTTTCGCCAATATTGGGGTTGGAGCTCTCAGCAGGTAGTTATATGCATGGGAGTTGGTTCGGGAAAATTATCTAACTACGCGAATAGTtagttttttaattattaattaatatttgaataaTAAGTTTGATAAACTATATCCTATTTTGTTTACAGATATGATGATTATCTCGTATATAATTTCAAGATGTTTGGATTTCGATCCTTATACAGAAAGACATGATTTATTAAATAgataaaatttcaaattttaaacACTTTATATGTAAGTTGGTTATAATACAATACAATCATATAATTAAACACTTTATGTAAGATTCGTTTTAAACACTTTACGTAAGATTGGTTATACTATGTGTAGTGGTACACATGAATAATGTCCATACCTTTAGGCGTTTTGTGTCATGTGACAGTCCAGTCAGCAATAAGACATTATGAGGCGTTTTTCATAAATGGGTATAGTGGGGATGTGTgcattgtggggcattatgttaaaaggggtgtaatagaattaaata
It encodes:
- the LOC110924399 gene encoding S-adenosylmethionine synthase 3: METFLFTSESVNEGHPDKLCDQVSDAILDACLEQDPESKVACETCTKTNMVMVFGEITTKATVDYEKIVRDTCRNIGFTSADVGLDADKCNVLVNIEQQSPDIAQGVHGHLTKKPEEIGAGDQGHMFGYATDETPELMPLTHVLATKLGAKLTEVRKNKTCPWLRPDGKTQVTVEYQNDNGAMVPTRVHTVLISTQHDETVTNEQIAADLKEHVIKPVIPAQYLDENTIFHLNPSGRFVIGGPHGDAGLTGRKIIIDTYGGWGAHGGGAFSGKDPTKVDRSGAYIVRQAAKSVVASGLARRCIVQVSYAIGVAEPLSVFVDTYKTGTIPDRDILALIKENFDFRPGMMAINLDLKRGGNYRYQKTAAYGHFGREDPDFTWETPKVLKPKA